The DNA sequence GGGCGAACGATCGTGATGATTTCGCATCGTCCGTCAGTATGGACGCTGGCCGAACGGGTTCTTGAAATCCGGCGTCATCGGATTATTGAACGTTCTGCCAAACATTCACTTCTGCACGAAAAATTTGCTGATTAAATTATTTGTCATCAAAGGAGAAAAAATATGTCTAGAATGGTTCAATGCGTAAAACTGAAACAAGAATTGCCAGGCCTGGATCGCCCGCCGATTCCTGGAGAATTAGGTAAGCGCGTTTTTGAAAATGTTTCAAAACAGGCGTGGAAAATGTTTGAGGATCATTTTAAGATGGTGATGAATGAATACCGGCTGAATTTGATGGACCCCAGAACGGATGAAATTTTCAAACAGCAAGTGGTGGAGTTTCTTTTTGGCAATGATACCAGAAAACCGGAAAATTTTGTTGAACCCAACTAGCTCGGATTATTTGAATCCGTTCATTTTTCTCGGACGGACTCCATTAAACATCATGACCAAACCGGCTAAACTGATAGCCATAGCTGTCCAGAAAAAAACAATCGACCATACCCGGTAATCGCTGACATAATTAAAAGCTGTCAGCACGCCAAAAAACATCATGATTAAACCAAAACCAAACCGCTTAGTGAATTGCATAATCTTTACCCGTCATTTTTTAAAAATCTAACAGGAAGCTTTCTCATTTGCAAGTTGCAAAAAATATAACCCTTAAATTCCCCTCGGGTGAGCTGACAGAAACTTGACTTTCAACGGCTCATCGTCTATATTGAATTAAAGGTTCATTCACATCTTTCAAAAGCGAAGTTCAGCCTCTTCGCTTTTTTCGTTTTCACCATCCCAGGCATCTCAATTTTCGCTCCACCGAAAGGATTTTTGAAATGCGGTTGATCCCTCGTATAACGTCGATTACAATTTTTTGTGTTTTATTTCAATGTGTTGCGTCGGTTAAAGCAATGGACTCCGACTCCACTATCAATGCGTTGACAAAAGTTGCTGTCACTTCGCCGGAATACCCTCGCTCTCTGCAACAATTAGCCGAAATTTATCTCGATAAAAATACCGTTCCATCCCGTCAAAAAGCCGAATGGTATATTCGTAAAGCACTGTCCTTCGATCCTGACAATTTTTCTTTTAATGTCACGTTCATCAAAATTTTATATGAAAAAGGATTTTATGTAACAGCCAATGAAACGTGCGACCGCATACTCACTTTGCAGCCCAGAAGCGGAGAAGCCTACAATATTGCGCTGGCCGACGTGTATTATTACAAAGGTTTGATCGCCGAACGTTCTGCGCTGAAATACAAAGACATGATCAGTTTTGTCGAAACATCACTGACCAATGACAACTATGTCTCATTGGCCAATTTTGGAGTTGAAGATTTAAGACTTGCTGCCTCGTGTTATGAATTTGCCCTTCAATACCGTTCGGATCACCACGATGCTTTGTTCCATCTTGCTCATTTATATCTGGAAGTAGATAATTTTTCCCGCATGGCGTTGTTGTTCGAAAAAGCCATCCGCCTTAATCCGTCCGACAAAGACGCCTACGTTTTTGCAGCTTTGGCTTATTATCGTTTAGGCCAAACTGCACAGGCTTATCAATATTATCAAAAAGCTTTTACCTTGATGACCAAAGAAGAATGGGCTGTGTACAATACTATTGAATACCTTGTGCCATCTAAAGAATCCGATGATTTCAAGCAAAATAACGAAAAGAATTCCTTAGAACAGTACGAACAAAAATTCTGGAGGCGCAAAGATCCTTTGTATTTAACCGCTTACAATGAACGCCAACTGGAACATTATAATCGTATCGCTTATGCTAATTTACGGTTCGGCGTTCCCAAATTAAATTTACCGGGCTGGAAAACGGAACGCGGTAAAGCTTATATTCGATATGGAAAGCCTGCCGGTTTTTATTCTATCCAACCCGATATCGGCATGCTGGGCGGATCGCAAGTGTGGCAATATCCGCAAACAACTTTTTATTTTAACGACGAATACGCTTCGGGTAATTTTTTGATGAACGATTCCACCATTCTACGCGAGCGGTCGCTGTTTAATACAACCGATGATCTTTTTGAACTGCCTAAAGAACGTACGTTTGCTTTACAGACGCGGTTATATCAATTCAAAAATACCAACGGTATGACGAGTATTCGTAATTATTTTTCGGCTAAGACCAATGAAGTTGATTCAGAATATGAGTCGTTCGGGCTTGACGTGGTGGCCGTAGCCGGTCTTTTCCTTCTTAATGACCAACACGACATCGTTTCAGAAACCAAAACGCGGTTGAAGCTTAACAAAGATCAGGAGTACAATGGACAGTTTGTTCATCATTTCGAGCTCGATAATTTATCGTCCAACAGCGGCGTGACCAGTTATTCTTCCGAGCTAATGACTTTGATCGATAACCGCGTCGGAGTAAAACGTGAGCCTGTAAAGATCCGAGACTTTTCTGTGGATCAACTTATGTTGAGCGATATCGTGATCGCGTCGGAAATTTCGCTCGACAACGGTATCACGATCGTTCCATATTTCGACAATATTATTTCCCGTAATCACCATGTTTACCTGTATTTTGAAACCTATCATTTAACATTGGACAACGATTCGAAAGCACGTTACAAAATAGAAACCACGTTCATTCGCTCTGATAAAGGCAATTTAAAAACATTCATCGGAAATTTGTTTGGTAAAAATAATGAGCAGATCGGATCATCGTTTGATGTGACATGCCAGGACCGGGATGATCGCTATTATTTTGCTTTAGATATTAAAGATTTAAATCCTGGCTCGTACCGTCTGATCATACGTGTAACGGATCAATGGTCTAAAGCGTCTACTTATCAATCGATTCCGGTCGAAATTGGCGACTAAATGAAATAGAAATCATTACCGGTCGTTATATTAAAATCTGCCAGTAATGATACTTCTAAAGAAAGGGAAACTGCATAAAATTATTTAGTGATCAAACCTAAGTTTTCAACAAAAAAAGCTAAGTGTTCTTTGTCATGATTTACAGATCTCAGTACAAGCACTTGGCTTTTTTATTTTAGGAGGTTACCATGAGCATCACAGACACCCAGCGCAATTCCGATACGGTCAAACGCATCCTTAATGTCGTTCGCGGCAAACAGGATTTGGACACTTATCAAAATCTGCACTGGGAAGGCACTTACCATGAATATTTAGACATCGTGACGCGCTCCCCCAAATCCGCACGCTCGGCTTTTCAGAGATTGTACGATATGATTTTATCGCACGGTCATGATGAGTACATCGACCTCAAGAAAAAAATTACCCACTATCGTTTTTTTGATGACCCGATCGATGACGGTAAGGATGCTGTGTACGGCCTCGATATCTCGCTGATGAAATTGGTCAATGCTTTCAAGTCGGCAGCACATCGGTA is a window from the bacterium genome containing:
- a CDS encoding oxidative damage protection protein; this translates as MSRMVQCVKLKQELPGLDRPPIPGELGKRVFENVSKQAWKMFEDHFKMVMNEYRLNLMDPRTDEIFKQQVVEFLFGNDTRKPENFVEPN
- a CDS encoding GWxTD domain-containing protein, which codes for MRLIPRITSITIFCVLFQCVASVKAMDSDSTINALTKVAVTSPEYPRSLQQLAEIYLDKNTVPSRQKAEWYIRKALSFDPDNFSFNVTFIKILYEKGFYVTANETCDRILTLQPRSGEAYNIALADVYYYKGLIAERSALKYKDMISFVETSLTNDNYVSLANFGVEDLRLAASCYEFALQYRSDHHDALFHLAHLYLEVDNFSRMALLFEKAIRLNPSDKDAYVFAALAYYRLGQTAQAYQYYQKAFTLMTKEEWAVYNTIEYLVPSKESDDFKQNNEKNSLEQYEQKFWRRKDPLYLTAYNERQLEHYNRIAYANLRFGVPKLNLPGWKTERGKAYIRYGKPAGFYSIQPDIGMLGGSQVWQYPQTTFYFNDEYASGNFLMNDSTILRERSLFNTTDDLFELPKERTFALQTRLYQFKNTNGMTSIRNYFSAKTNEVDSEYESFGLDVVAVAGLFLLNDQHDIVSETKTRLKLNKDQEYNGQFVHHFELDNLSSNSGVTSYSSELMTLIDNRVGVKREPVKIRDFSVDQLMLSDIVIASEISLDNGITIVPYFDNIISRNHHVYLYFETYHLTLDNDSKARYKIETTFIRSDKGNLKTFIGNLFGKNNEQIGSSFDVTCQDRDDRYYFALDIKDLNPGSYRLIIRVTDQWSKASTYQSIPVEIGD